In the genome of Roseofilum reptotaenium CS-1145, the window CGACTTTCGGCAATGTCCATGTTGGACATGACTTTGAGGGCAACGATGACTTTACGGCTGACTTCTGCTGATAGAGTCGTAATATCTCGGAGTACGCCGTCAATCCGATACCGAACCCGCAAGCCCTGGGGTAGGGGTTCCAGGTGGACATCGCTGGCGCGGTTGCGGAGAGCGCCAGAGATAATGGTTTTAATGCGGCTAATTTGACCAACGGCTTTGGATAGGTAGAGTTCGGTAACTTCGGTAATATTTTCTTGTTCGAGTTCCCCAGTGATGGGGTTAACGAGGGGCGCAGCACTGATGCGAGTATGGTCAAAGTTACGGGTATGATGCCAAGAGCTGTAGCTTTTTTGGGAAATGGGGATAATTTTAATATCGGTGAGGGTACGATCGCTCATTTCTCGGATTCGATCGTTTTCTACCATCACTGGAGAGCCAAGATAGTAGCAGTTGCGCCACAGGAGTAAGGGAATAATGGGAGGTAGGTTCTGGCGATCGGGGAATTCACGCCAAAACCGAGAACTGACTTCAGAATCAAGTAAAGAGAGGTTGAGTTGGCGATCGCTATCGACTAATAGCTGAATGGCTTCATCACAAGTTATACTACCTTGTCGGAGTTGTTGCCAAGCTGAAGGAATCAGATCGCTGGTTTGCATGGGTTTTAGCTTGAGGATAAATGCTTTGTTTCCCAGTATACTGTTTTCCTCTTGGGTTGTTGGCGCTCTAAAAATTCCAAGCAGTATGATTAACGAAATCGAATTCAAACCGCTGGTCCACCTTTGTTTCTCCGTATATATTCAACGTAATTGCAGCTTCATTCCCTAGAGGTTCAACGCTGTGAATGGCATCGGGTAGAAAGGTAATGATTTCTCCAGGAGTTAAAATATACGAATCTACGGCTTCAATGCGATCCTCGAATTCAGGAGTCGGACTTCTGCGCCAAAATATATTTTTTTCTTCTCCACTTAATAAAGCCACCACTCCCCAACTGCCATGATTATGAATCGGGGAAACATTGCCGGGCAACCAAGCCACAATTTGAATCGTCAGCGTAAACTCGGGTTCGTCATACAGGGATAAAATGGACCATCCTGGATTCGGACTCGGTTCTGAATAATAGGTTTGTAGCCAAGGAGAAGAATCTAATAGTTGACGCAAACAGCGAGCAATTTCCGGTAAACGCTGGCTATCTTCTGGAATTTCCCACAAAATCGTTTCTAAATCCGTCAGAAACCGATATAACCGATACGGTTTATCCCCAGCATCTGGAGAACTTAAAGACTCTAAGGGATGACGTTCGCCTTGTCCATTCACGAGCCAATCAGCAGCTTGCATGGCATCACTCTTTAGTAAACACTTCTGAGGTCAACCGTAACCTAAAGGGAATCCCAAAGAGAAAATTCTCAGGAAGAGTTCAGATTTCTCTCACAGCTACTTCAGTTGGGTAAGGTTTCATGAAAATGTCAACAGTTACAGCTATCGTTAACTTTATCGGAGTCACTCATGAAACTACATTACATTGCCAGCCTAGCGATCGCCTCTATTTTTACTGTAGGTATTACCGCTCACACTTATGCTCAAGGGGAGTACAAGACCGGAGAAACTTCTACCTCTCTGAAAGCTTGCGCTGGCAATCCCTGTGCCGGTAAAAATCCTTGTGCCGGTGAGAATCCTTGCGCGGGTGACAACCCTTGTGCCGGTAAAAATCCTTGTGCTGGTGACAACCCCTGTGCCGGTAAAAACCCCTGTGCTGGTGACAATCCTTGTGCCGGTAAAAGTAGTGCCCTCAAAGCCTGTGCGGGCAAAAATCCCTGTGCCGGTGAAAATCCCTGTGCTGGCTCCAACCCCTGTGCTGGTAAAAGTAGTGCCCTCAAAGCCTGTGCGGGCAAAAATCCCTGTGCTGGCTCCAACCCCTGCGCTGGAAGCAATCCCTGTGCCGGTGCCAGCAAACGTCCCGCCGTTTTCTCACGCAAAGGCGTAGCCATCCGAGGTGCCGATCCAGTAGCCTATTTTAGTCTCAACGGCGCAGGAGCTGAAGCTGTAATGGGTAAAGATGAATATACAGTTGAGTGGAACGGAACTACCTGGAAGTTTGCCAGTGCTGAAAACCGGGATAAATTCACTGCGAACCCCGAGCAATACGCTCCTCAATATGGCGGATACTGCGCCAAAGCTATGAGTGAAGGCAACCTTGCCCCAGTCGATCCTGATGCTTGGAAAATCTATGAAGGGAAACTCTATCTCAACTACAATAAAGACGTACAAGCCCAGTGGGTGCGTGATATCCCCGGCAATATTGCCAAAGCCAATCGTCATTGGCCAGGTATTCTGAATCGATAAGTTATAGGGCTGGACACTGGTAATGGGTAGTAGGTCATCAATGCAATTCCCTATTGCCTATTACCGATTCCTTGCTCTTATCCTTAACCTTGTTGGAGTCATTCATGAAACACCATTACCGTAAAAATAGAGGCGATCGCCTCTATTTTTACGGTAGGCATTACCGCCCACACCTATGCCCAAGGCCAGTTCAAGACTGGGGAAAGCCCAACCTCTCTTAAAGCCAGTGCAACTAAAGCAACGAAACTCCCTCCCGTTTTCTCTCGCCAAGGGGTAGCCATCCGAG includes:
- a CDS encoding YHS domain-containing (seleno)protein, with protein sequence MKLHYIASLAIASIFTVGITAHTYAQGEYKTGETSTSLKACAGNPCAGKNPCAGENPCAGDNPCAGKNPCAGDNPCAGKNPCAGDNPCAGKSSALKACAGKNPCAGENPCAGSNPCAGKSSALKACAGKNPCAGSNPCAGSNPCAGASKRPAVFSRKGVAIRGADPVAYFSLNGAGAEAVMGKDEYTVEWNGTTWKFASAENRDKFTANPEQYAPQYGGYCAKAMSEGNLAPVDPDAWKIYEGKLYLNYNKDVQAQWVRDIPGNIAKANRHWPGILNR
- a CDS encoding cysteine dioxygenase family protein; the encoded protein is MQAADWLVNGQGERHPLESLSSPDAGDKPYRLYRFLTDLETILWEIPEDSQRLPEIARCLRQLLDSSPWLQTYYSEPSPNPGWSILSLYDEPEFTLTIQIVAWLPGNVSPIHNHGSWGVVALLSGEEKNIFWRRSPTPEFEDRIEAVDSYILTPGEIITFLPDAIHSVEPLGNEAAITLNIYGETKVDQRFEFDFVNHTAWNF